In a genomic window of Sutcliffiella sp. FSL R7-0096:
- a CDS encoding LXG domain-containing protein produces MKTLEVSTLQSGVDQLLTKLSQHKEQVNSLESAVKNFTSLDDSFRGQAGQSIRGFYQDSHQPFLQFFKEIVDTYESTLNALKNELSGVEPASNGVIKESFLQHEVDQGLNQARDFVMDLADETNRKVQSVSDIVSLPRIQDGTFQGQVHAARNHVDQTLEKLHRFDQTQTRALDPVEQGLQFMNQYVQQVQGLFTSGSVSIDTYSPNFCYAPEYLQNGGSRDPFYGFSTDPRVVANGVDAADTGRDVPFDWDPTPTLGLNFDQWREQPINAATNLGVVTATAYGASKRINLARQGFGVQLSSYTTAQGVTKPRITVSEPQLAGVNKKTYSGTNATNHPKLWKMVNPAASVKDAFKWTSNRLGYIGVGATVTGDIVHGVQTNQSASEIAGNVTGDVVVAGASIAASAAAGAKIGAVAGAAFGGPVGVVVGAAVGAAAGIVVTSLLSDLKFMDVDKDGKRDSIGDAIKKGTTGIINKVGSWFGK; encoded by the coding sequence ATGAAAACGCTTGAAGTATCGACCTTACAATCCGGTGTGGACCAATTGCTGACAAAGTTATCACAGCATAAAGAGCAAGTGAACTCGTTAGAATCTGCGGTAAAAAACTTCACCTCCCTCGATGATTCTTTTCGAGGCCAAGCAGGGCAGTCCATTCGGGGTTTTTACCAGGACAGCCACCAGCCTTTTCTGCAATTCTTCAAAGAAATAGTGGATACGTATGAATCCACTTTAAATGCGCTCAAGAATGAATTAAGCGGTGTGGAGCCGGCCTCAAACGGCGTAATAAAAGAAAGTTTCCTTCAGCACGAAGTAGACCAGGGATTGAACCAGGCAAGGGATTTTGTGATGGATCTGGCGGACGAAACTAATCGGAAGGTCCAAAGTGTATCTGATATCGTGTCCTTACCAAGAATTCAAGATGGTACTTTTCAAGGGCAGGTTCATGCAGCCAGGAATCATGTCGACCAAACACTTGAAAAATTGCACCGCTTTGATCAGACACAGACAAGAGCCCTTGACCCCGTAGAGCAGGGCCTTCAGTTTATGAATCAGTATGTCCAGCAAGTACAAGGCCTTTTTACAAGTGGAAGTGTCTCCATCGACACCTATAGCCCTAACTTTTGCTATGCACCAGAGTACCTCCAGAATGGTGGAAGCAGAGATCCATTCTATGGATTTTCCACAGATCCACGAGTTGTCGCAAACGGAGTGGATGCGGCCGATACTGGTAGGGATGTGCCGTTTGATTGGGATCCTACCCCGACGCTCGGTTTGAATTTTGATCAATGGAGAGAGCAGCCGATCAATGCAGCAACTAATTTAGGGGTCGTTACTGCCACGGCATATGGGGCATCCAAACGAATCAATCTTGCCAGACAAGGTTTTGGCGTGCAATTATCCAGTTATACAACCGCACAAGGAGTGACCAAGCCGCGAATTACAGTAAGTGAGCCCCAACTAGCTGGGGTTAATAAGAAAACGTATAGTGGTACCAATGCCACCAACCATCCTAAGTTGTGGAAGATGGTCAATCCCGCTGCAAGCGTGAAAGATGCCTTTAAATGGACTAGTAATCGCTTGGGTTATATTGGAGTAGGTGCTACGGTTACAGGAGATATTGTCCATGGGGTACAGACCAACCAATCTGCAAGTGAGATTGCGGGGAATGTAACGGGTGATGTAGTGGTTGCGGGAGCTTCCATTGCAGCTTCTGCGGCAGCTGGTGCTAAAATTGGAGCAGTGGCTGGTGCTGCTTTTGGAGGACCAGTCGGTGTAGTTGTTGGTGCAGCTGTTGGAGCTGCTGCAGGTATTGTTGTTACTAGTTTGCTAAGTGACTTGAAATTTATGGATGTAGATAAGGATGGGAAGAGAGATTCCATTGGAGATGCGATAAAAAAGGGAACGACAGGTATTATTAATAAAGTCGGTTCCTGGTTTGGGAAATAG
- a CDS encoding YwqI/YxiC family protein gives MSTEIKIKQSEIEQALTQMKSSSEALTSSFPSSIGSGNQLDVVNKLNEINRKLEQLTENYKALLLHNEEMTRQSVQQMVEKDQQLSSNMQLR, from the coding sequence ATGAGCACAGAAATCAAAATCAAGCAAAGTGAAATAGAGCAGGCACTTACACAAATGAAATCCTCCTCAGAAGCTCTTACTTCCTCATTCCCCTCCTCTATTGGAAGCGGTAATCAATTAGATGTAGTCAATAAATTAAATGAAATTAACCGTAAATTGGAGCAGCTGACAGAAAATTATAAAGCACTCTTGCTTCATAATGAAGAAATGACCAGACAGTCTGTCCAGCAAATGGTGGAAAAAGACCAACAGCTATCCTCCAATATGCAGCTTCGGTAG
- a CDS encoding DUF5082 family protein → MSIAYYNALLREKQQHLQRLQDCQRQLRGKQQEFASFRASVTRPELSSFTWQGTLANRFEDIRTNGMLHYYSEMEQSQFSAIFSGIDNKIQQLHREINSLKQTIASLELQLAEERAAKRYN, encoded by the coding sequence ATGTCTATCGCATATTATAATGCTCTGCTCCGGGAAAAGCAGCAGCATCTCCAGCGGCTTCAAGACTGTCAAAGGCAACTTAGGGGAAAACAGCAGGAGTTTGCCAGTTTTAGAGCTTCTGTCACAAGGCCTGAACTTTCCTCGTTTACCTGGCAGGGCACACTTGCCAACCGATTTGAAGATATCAGGACAAATGGGATGCTTCATTATTATTCCGAGATGGAACAAAGTCAGTTCAGTGCCATCTTCTCCGGTATCGACAACAAAATCCAACAACTTCATCGTGAAATCAACTCACTAAAGCAAACCATCGCTTCATTAGAATTGCAGCTTGCAGAAGAACGGGCTGCGAAAAGGTACAATTAA
- a CDS encoding D-2-hydroxyacid dehydrogenase produces MKINNILFTGRLIKELDSLLDSSEALKGRDLRFIPESVISREDLEWADAYVAFQPTVNFQFGNVKWVHSLGAGVDRYMALGNWPEDVLLTRTITSFGQKIGEYTLSYMLKDLQHHDTFRDQQGRGEWKMLAPRALKEVKVVIFGTGEIGQEVARILAYFGVKVYGVSRSGTEKSHFCKVMPLGGIEDSCIGEADYVINTLPLTVETECLFDDGFFGKLNQAVFLNVGRGGTVDHDALLAALDSRNVKAAVLDVFEEEPLPVGSRLWSHRGVTITPHISAITTPEEAVACFLETLEGVESGRELRNTVNVGRGY; encoded by the coding sequence ATGAAAATAAATAATATCCTTTTTACAGGTAGGTTGATAAAAGAGTTAGATTCGTTGTTAGATTCTAGTGAAGCGTTGAAAGGAAGAGATCTGCGTTTTATTCCTGAAAGTGTGATTAGCCGGGAGGACTTAGAGTGGGCAGATGCTTATGTGGCGTTTCAACCGACAGTGAACTTTCAATTTGGAAATGTGAAGTGGGTACACTCGCTTGGCGCCGGGGTAGACCGATACATGGCACTGGGGAATTGGCCCGAAGATGTGCTCCTAACAAGAACGATCACTTCATTTGGGCAGAAAATCGGAGAGTACACGCTTAGTTATATGCTAAAAGACTTACAGCATCACGATACTTTTCGTGATCAGCAGGGGCGTGGGGAATGGAAGATGCTTGCTCCAAGGGCATTGAAGGAAGTGAAGGTGGTCATTTTTGGGACAGGGGAGATCGGTCAGGAGGTAGCGCGGATCCTTGCATACTTTGGGGTGAAGGTGTACGGGGTATCCCGCAGTGGGACGGAAAAGAGCCACTTTTGTAAGGTGATGCCTTTGGGTGGGATTGAAGATAGTTGTATCGGAGAAGCTGACTATGTGATAAATACATTGCCTCTTACTGTGGAGACGGAGTGTTTGTTTGATGATGGATTCTTTGGAAAGCTGAATCAAGCGGTGTTCCTGAACGTAGGAAGAGGAGGGACTGTAGACCATGATGCTTTATTGGCTGCATTGGATAGCCGTAACGTTAAAGCGGCAGTCTTAGATGTATTTGAGGAAGAGCCATTACCTGTTGGGAGTCGGTTATGGAGTCATCGTGGTGTGACGATCACCCCACATATTTCGGCGATTACGACGCCTGAAGAAGCGGTGGCTTGTTTTCTGGAGACGTTGGAGGGTGTAGAGAGCGGTCGTGAGTTGCGGAATACGGTGAATGTTGGGCGGGGGTATTGA
- a CDS encoding TAXI family TRAP transporter solute-binding subunit has product MKKNSFLALSMVLVLSLFLAACGGGDNGSGGEGGSEDPKFLSMLTGGTSGTYYPLGGAMAKIIGEKTDIQTDAVSSNASADNVIALSEGDAELAFVQTDVMANAVEGTNAFEGKAVDNVLAIGSLYPETIQIVTKADSGISSVEDLKGKTVSVGAPGSGTYINAQQILEVHGMTMDDINAQNLDFGESTGGIQDGNIDAAFITSGTPTGAVEGLSATTSVSIVPIAQDKIDELVEKYPYYAADTIEAGTYNMENEVTTVAVLAMLAVSKDLSEDLVYEITKAIYENTGEIAHAKGEFITLETATDGIGIDFHPGAEKYFKEEGLLD; this is encoded by the coding sequence ATGAAAAAGAATAGTTTCTTAGCCTTATCTATGGTTCTAGTATTATCCTTATTCTTGGCTGCATGTGGTGGTGGAGATAATGGTTCTGGCGGGGAAGGCGGCAGTGAAGATCCAAAGTTCTTAAGCATGCTTACTGGTGGAACAAGTGGTACATACTATCCGCTAGGTGGAGCAATGGCTAAAATTATCGGTGAGAAAACAGATATCCAGACTGACGCAGTTTCTTCCAATGCATCTGCGGATAATGTAATCGCTTTATCTGAAGGCGACGCAGAGCTTGCTTTCGTTCAAACGGATGTTATGGCTAATGCGGTAGAAGGCACAAACGCTTTTGAAGGAAAAGCTGTTGATAATGTTTTGGCTATTGGTTCTCTTTATCCGGAAACAATCCAAATCGTTACAAAGGCTGATTCTGGGATTTCCAGTGTAGAAGACCTAAAAGGTAAAACAGTATCTGTAGGTGCTCCTGGTTCTGGTACGTACATCAACGCACAACAAATCCTTGAAGTGCATGGCATGACAATGGACGATATCAATGCTCAAAACCTTGACTTCGGTGAGTCCACTGGTGGAATCCAGGATGGAAACATCGACGCTGCGTTCATCACTTCCGGAACACCAACTGGTGCGGTAGAAGGTCTATCTGCTACTACATCCGTTAGCATCGTTCCAATCGCTCAAGATAAAATTGATGAGCTAGTGGAAAAATATCCATACTATGCTGCTGATACAATTGAAGCTGGAACATACAACATGGAAAACGAAGTGACGACTGTCGCGGTCCTTGCAATGTTAGCTGTTTCTAAGGACCTTTCTGAGGACCTTGTTTATGAAATCACAAAAGCAATCTATGAAAACACTGGGGAAATTGCCCATGCCAAAGGTGAGTTCATCACCCTTGAAACGGCAACGGACGGAATCGGTATCGACTTCCACCCAGGTGCTGAGAAGTACTTTAAAGAAGAAGGTTTACTCGACTAA
- a CDS encoding DUF1850 domain-containing protein — protein MKKRMLAIILSSTIVLLLSIFFLVPLRTALVFDTQNTGHIQAYLPINKEDTFQITFTHSIHLTDVVEKYMVTDDLQIVQTEIVYEEFGIGMPSNAEDGEEFVYEDGKYHIKDLNNVFSSMNIRNGKTVSKNRLSWGQNGEKMIWFNEYFTPGDWYNVRVEKLTLWQYMKGMKIHE, from the coding sequence ATGAAAAAAAGAATGCTTGCAATCATATTATCCTCTACCATCGTTTTGCTATTATCGATATTCTTCTTGGTCCCTTTGCGGACAGCATTGGTTTTCGATACGCAAAACACCGGACACATCCAAGCATACCTCCCCATAAATAAAGAGGACACCTTTCAAATCACCTTTACACATTCCATCCATTTAACGGATGTAGTGGAAAAATATATGGTGACAGATGACCTCCAAATCGTTCAAACCGAAATTGTCTATGAAGAATTCGGAATTGGCATGCCATCCAATGCGGAAGACGGGGAGGAATTTGTCTATGAAGATGGCAAATACCATATCAAAGATTTGAATAATGTCTTCTCCTCTATGAATATCCGAAATGGTAAAACCGTTTCCAAAAATCGACTTTCTTGGGGCCAAAACGGAGAAAAAATGATTTGGTTCAACGAATACTTTACTCCAGGAGACTGGTATAATGTAAGAGTCGAAAAATTGACATTATGGCAGTATATGAAAGGAATGAAAATTCATGAGTGA
- a CDS encoding TRAP transporter permease, with product MSDTNANKDKALTAEEQEQLLEKYDPDAKTRHLTGYAGKVVFFMLIAFSLFQLYTGIFGQFTAYIQRTVHLGFALTLIFLLFPARRGAPKNKVAWYDYILVGLTIVVCGYWPVFYDTMIQQIGSINSQQAVIGGLAILLVIEATRRAIGLPITIIATVFMIYALFGPYMPGMLAHRGLSLNQFIQSMFFTTEGILGTPLQVSSTYIFLFLLFGAFLVQTGVGNYFNDLAISLAGRRTGGPAKVAIFSSALQGTISGSSVANTVTTGSYTIPLMKRLGYHRNFAGAVEAASSTGGQIMPPIMGAAAFLMIEFAGVAYWDIAKAATIPAILYFSGIWIMTHLEAKKQGLHGLPKEEIPKKREVLKKIHLLLPILIIVFLLFQGFSIERTALLGILSTIIVSMFRKDTRINLERFILALTNGARTALGVAAATACAGIIVGVVTKTGLGLKMGNSLVGIAASITSTPTLLLLLTLFFTMIASIILGMGSPTTANYIITSTIALPAIIALNNQLEVAIPILAAHMFVFYFGIVADITPPVALAAFAATGISKGEPIRTGINASKLAIAAFIIPYMFVFQPQLLMIDTTIPEVSWILVTSIVGMISIGAGLIGFWYRKLHWIERIITVSTGLLLIYPEANTDIFGFIAFGVMLALQIFWKRGNTGKGTEKAVVEAK from the coding sequence ATGAGTGATACAAACGCTAATAAGGACAAGGCATTGACGGCAGAAGAGCAAGAACAACTGCTTGAAAAGTACGATCCAGATGCGAAAACCCGGCACCTGACAGGTTACGCAGGAAAAGTGGTCTTTTTCATGTTGATCGCCTTTTCCCTTTTTCAACTTTACACAGGGATATTCGGCCAATTTACGGCATATATCCAACGTACTGTTCACTTGGGCTTTGCCCTTACACTGATCTTTCTGTTGTTCCCTGCCAGAAGAGGGGCACCGAAAAATAAGGTCGCTTGGTACGATTACATCCTTGTCGGATTGACCATTGTCGTCTGCGGATACTGGCCAGTATTTTATGACACGATGATCCAACAGATCGGCAGCATCAATTCCCAACAAGCGGTAATTGGTGGACTGGCCATCCTTTTGGTTATAGAAGCGACAAGGCGTGCTATCGGGCTACCGATCACCATCATCGCTACCGTATTTATGATTTACGCCTTATTCGGGCCATATATGCCTGGAATGCTTGCACATAGAGGTCTCAGCCTTAATCAATTTATTCAAAGTATGTTCTTTACGACAGAAGGAATTCTAGGAACACCGCTACAGGTATCATCTACCTATATTTTCTTATTCTTATTATTTGGTGCGTTCCTTGTTCAAACCGGAGTCGGAAACTACTTTAATGATTTGGCCATTTCCCTAGCAGGCAGAAGAACTGGTGGGCCTGCAAAGGTTGCCATTTTCTCCAGTGCCTTGCAAGGTACAATCTCTGGAAGCTCTGTTGCGAATACAGTTACAACTGGTTCCTACACCATTCCTTTGATGAAGCGACTGGGATACCACCGCAACTTTGCCGGAGCGGTAGAAGCAGCTTCTTCCACTGGTGGACAAATCATGCCACCAATCATGGGTGCTGCCGCTTTCTTGATGATCGAATTTGCAGGTGTGGCATACTGGGATATCGCCAAAGCCGCTACCATCCCAGCAATTCTATATTTCTCAGGAATCTGGATCATGACTCACCTGGAAGCGAAAAAGCAAGGCCTGCATGGCTTGCCAAAAGAAGAAATACCAAAGAAGCGTGAAGTATTAAAGAAGATTCACCTGTTATTACCTATACTAATCATCGTATTCCTTTTATTCCAAGGCTTCAGTATTGAACGTACTGCCCTACTTGGTATTTTAAGTACGATCATCGTAAGTATGTTCCGGAAAGATACGAGAATTAATTTAGAGAGATTCATTCTTGCACTGACAAATGGGGCACGTACCGCATTAGGTGTTGCTGCTGCCACAGCGTGTGCTGGTATCATCGTAGGGGTCGTGACGAAAACTGGACTTGGACTTAAAATGGGGAACAGCCTTGTAGGAATCGCTGCATCCATTACCTCCACTCCAACATTGCTATTGTTATTGACTCTATTCTTCACGATGATTGCTTCGATCATCTTGGGGATGGGTTCACCGACGACAGCCAATTATATTATTACATCGACGATTGCGCTACCTGCCATCATCGCATTGAATAACCAGCTAGAAGTTGCCATTCCGATTCTTGCTGCGCACATGTTCGTGTTCTACTTCGGAATTGTAGCCGATATCACTCCACCAGTAGCCCTTGCCGCCTTTGCTGCAACCGGGATATCCAAAGGGGAGCCGATACGTACCGGAATAAATGCCTCCAAGCTTGCCATTGCGGCATTTATCATCCCGTACATGTTTGTATTCCAGCCACAGCTGCTTATGATCGATACGACCATTCCGGAAGTTTCCTGGATACTTGTGACCTCCATTGTCGGGATGATCTCCATCGGTGCCGGCCTTATCGGTTTCTGGTACAGAAAGCTTCACTGGATCGAACGTATCATCACCGTTTCTACAGGGTTGCTTCTAATTTACCCTGAGGCCAATACAGATATCTTCGGATTCATCGCCTTTGGTGTGATGCTAGCTTTACAGATTTTCTGGAAGCGAGGCAACACAGGAAAAGGTACGGAGAAAGCTGTAGTGGAAGCGAAATAA